Within Chloroflexota bacterium, the genomic segment TTCCGGCATTCGTACATTTATGCTCGCTTCCCCGTTCAGTACATCGGCTACGGGACAAAAAAGGCAGTGCCAAAAATGAACACGGCGAGCCGGCAATCCGCCGCCGATCATTATCACGGCAAGGTGTTGCCCACCGCGCTCGCCGAGGCGCTCGTTACGCACGACCACGACATTGCGTTGCGCGATCTGGAGCAAGTGATTCCATATCCGGTCGCGCGCGACCTCGTCTTGCAAGGTCCGCCGGAAATCGCCGTGTTCGATTGTCCGTGCCGCGCGACGCGCGACCATCCGTGCCAGCCGACCCAGGTTTGCATGATCGTCGGTCAACCATTCGTAGATTTTATCTTGGAACATCATCCGGAAAAAAGTCGCCGCGTCACGCCGATACAAGCCGCGGAGATTTTGCGCGCCGAGCACGCGCGCGGTCACATCCACGCGGCGTACTTTAAGGACGCGATGCTCGATCGCTTTTACGCGATTTGCAACTGTTGCAAGTGTTGTTGCGGCGGCATCGAATCTATGGTCAAGCACGGCGTGCCGATGCTCACCTCGTCCGGCTATGTCGCGCAAGTGGACGAATCGCACTGCGCGGCGTGCGGTGATTGCGTCAAGGCGTGCCCGTTCGGCGCGATTTCGCTCGACGGTTTCGCGCACGTCGAATGGGCGAAATGTATGGGCTGCGGTGTGTGCGAGGGACAATGCCAGGTTGGCGGCATCGCGCTCGTGCGCGATGAACGCAAAGGCGTGCCGCTCGACGTGCGCGCGCTGACCGCGTAGCGCAAATTTCCAATTTGCGATCAGGGAACAAGATGAAATTCTTTGACCGTCTCTTCAAACGTTCAACTGCATCGCGCGACGATGAGATTGCGAATGCGGCGATGCAACTGTCGCTCGAATGGGGCACGCATTTCGGCAAGCCGATTCAAGACCGGCTGCTGCAACAGTATCCCGATCTCACACGTGAGCGCGCGGACGAACTCGACGAGTTTTGTCGCCAAGTGAAACGCTTTGCCTTCGATTTGTACTATGACGAGGTGACAAGCGGCAAGAGCACCGACATGGCAGTGCAAAAAAAGATTCATGCGCGCTATCCATTTCTCCATCGTGACACGCTCAACCGTTTGTCCACCCAGGGTATGTACTACGCGCACAAGTAGACCCGTAGGGCAAGTTTCCAACTTGCCAATCGCAAATTGGAACTTTGCGCCACGCGGAATCGTAGGGCAAGTTTCCAACTTGCCAATCGCAAATTGGAA encodes:
- a CDS encoding 4Fe-4S binding protein, with translation MQIILGIIAIIVLVPLVTWLVGERGRVMLPSTWKFLRASGWRRFHDGTFRHSYIYARFPVQYIGYGTKKAVPKMNTASRQSAADHYHGKVLPTALAEALVTHDHDIALRDLEQVIPYPVARDLVLQGPPEIAVFDCPCRATRDHPCQPTQVCMIVGQPFVDFILEHHPEKSRRVTPIQAAEILRAEHARGHIHAAYFKDAMLDRFYAICNCCKCCCGGIESMVKHGVPMLTSSGYVAQVDESHCAACGDCVKACPFGAISLDGFAHVEWAKCMGCGVCEGQCQVGGIALVRDERKGVPLDVRALTA